Part of the candidate division KSB1 bacterium genome is shown below.
ATGGCACCCATGACTTTTTTCGAAATCAGAAGAAAGGTTTTTCTATTCTCTTCCAACTTACCTTCTTCACTGAAATCCAGCGGTTCTCCCATAACCATATGAACGACCGGTTTGGGAGAGCTGCTCCAATTTTTTTGAACCATCTTGAAAGGCGACTTAATGAAACCCTGCAAAAAAACCGGCACAACATTTGGATTCGACCGGAAAATCAATTCGCCACATCCCGGTTTACCGGGCAGAAGCGCATAAGGATCCGGGCCTCGGTTACGGGTGCCTTCCGGATGGAAACCCACCATATTGGCTGGGCTCTTCACAAGCTCCGCCATCAAATCCGTGGCATATTGATTCCACAACCGGCGTTTTTTATCGCGAATAATAGGTGGATACATTCCTCCCAATGCAAAAGGAAGATTGACAAATAAACCGAGTGGATTGTCATAAAAAAAGTTGGCTCTCACCGGAAAATAAGCATTGCGATGTGTGCCAAACAAACGCAACAAACGCGCGTAAATAACAAACTGGTCGTAAAATGTTCTGTGATTCACAACCAGCAGGACGCCTTTATTCGGATCTATCTTTTCGAAATTCTCGAAGCCATGATCTAAAACAATATTCGACGTAGCGATTTCAACACACCGCCCGCCAAGGACTACAGCAATCTTGGTGAGAATCGGCCGGATTATTGGTGAAGAATTCATAGAATGCG
Proteins encoded:
- a CDS encoding 1-acyl-sn-glycerol-3-phosphate acyltransferase gives rise to the protein MSLQPTSEQWQALQPVERFNFKVTHSMNSSPIIRPILTKIAVVLGGRCVEIATSNIVLDHGFENFEKIDPNKGVLLVVNHRTFYDQFVIYARLLRLFGTHRNAYFPVRANFFYDNPLGLFVNLPFALGGMYPPIIRDKKRRLWNQYATDLMAELVKSPANMVGFHPEGTRNRGPDPYALLPGKPGCGELIFRSNPNVVPVFLQGFIKSPFKMVQKNWSSSPKPVVHMVMGEPLDFSEEGKLEENRKTFLLISKKVMGAIGELAKREQDIRAKFEGKVRETALQ